In Thunnus thynnus chromosome 20, fThuThy2.1, whole genome shotgun sequence, a single window of DNA contains:
- the LOC137172575 gene encoding uncharacterized protein: MVNIIPAKRSHCESTAKADIVLLVDDSGSISLGDYEGIRSFLIQTVNNFDIGPDKVQIGLAQYSDNPKTEWQLNTHQTKQPLLKAIAKLEHRGGGTNTGKALNHILHNNFKHNVGMRADSHKSAILITDGESQDNVSLASQHLRDTGIEIYAVGVNNAKEAQLRVIASDPIKNHVYTLSDFSSLLDIVNNLTINLCNSTNSSLDSVRLVNGTTMCSGRLEVKFNHFNQSWSSLCEADFDQQDAEVVCRELGCGAPSVLQGALYGEVEAPMWTKEFQCGGNESALLDCGRSDSNRSTCSPGKAVGLTCSEPVRLVGGASRCAGTLEVKRTKWRPVQDSDWTLKEAAAACGDMDCGSAVSTGRRNNSLEESVWWIRSDCVQSGYALRECASSSSSSSIVELICSDLLVQPIISMSSTMDGVSEAQQQGFQVHRGSDFTISCSIPLQYPGGSFHLTFTSSNTTYNYTLPAVNHSADFLFPAADPAHQGNYSCVYEVFVFSHNFSSESRLLSLTVTDPTVFIIRLVVLPVTLLLFIIAIYFILKASRGQKSGPQENTELDSYNLGVSRAEEEGAQGAE, translated from the exons atggtaaacataatACCTGCTAAac gttcTCATTGTGAAAGCACAGCCAAGGCTGACATCGTGCTGTTGGTCGATGATTCTGGGAGCATCAGCCTTGGTGACTATGAAGGCATTAGGTCCTTTCTAATTCAAACAGTCAACAACTTCGACATCGGCCCTGACAAAGTCCAGATTG GTCTGGCTCAGTACAGTGACAACCCAAAGACTGAGTGGCAGCTGAACACCCACCAGACCAAACAACCCCTGCTGAAGGCCATAGCCAAGCTGgaacacagaggaggaggaaccaaCACAG GAAAAGCTCTGAACCACATCCTCCATAACAACTTTAAACACAATGTGGGAATGCGTGCAGACTCCCACAAAAGTGCTATCCTGATTACTGATGGAGAGTCTCAGGACAACGTATCCCTCGCCTCGCAGCACCTGAGAGACACCGGCATTGAGATCTACGCTGTTG GTGTAAACAATGCAAAAGAGGCTCAGCTGAGGGTCATCGCCTCAGATCCTATTAAAAACCACGTGTACACGCTCAGTGACTTCTCATCCCTCCTGGACATCGTCAACAACCTCACCATCAACCTCTGTAACAGTACCAACAGCAGCTTAG actctgtcaggctggtgaatgggactactatgtgttcaggcagactggaggttaAGTTTAACCACTTTAACCAGTCGTGGTCTTCactgtgtgaagctgactttgaccagcaggatgcagaggtggtctgtagggagctcggctgtggggctccttcagtcctccagggggcgctctatggagaagtggaggctccaatgtggaccaaagagttccagtgtggaggcaatgagtctgctctcctggactgtggaagatcagactcaaatagaagcacctgctcacctggcaaagctgttggactcacctgctcag agcctgtcaggttggtgggaggagccagtcgctgtgcaggtacactggaggtgaaacgaACAAAGTGGAGACCAGTGCAGGACTCTGATTGGACCCTGAAGGAAGCAGCTGCAGCGTGTGGAGATatggactgtggctctgctgtttcaacaggaaggagaaataattcCTTAGAGGAATCTGTATGGTGGATCAGATCTGACTGTGTTCAGTCTGGATATGCCCTGAGGGAATGTGCATCATCaagttcctcttcctccatcgtGGAGCTCAtctgctcag accTGCTGGTTCAGCCAATCATCTCTATGTCTTCTACCATGGACGGGGTCTCCGAGGCCCAGCAGCAGGGGTTTCAGGTGCATCGGGGCTCCGACTTCACCATCAGCTGCTCCATCCCACTTCAGTACCCAGGAGGCTCCTTCCAcctcaccttcacctcctccaacacaaCATACAACTACACCctgccagctgtcaatcactctgctgacttcctgtttcctgctgcagaccCCGCCCACCAAGGGAACTACAGCTGTGTTTATGAagtctttgttttttcacataaCTTCTCCTCTGAGAGCCGTctgctgtctctcactgtcacaG ATCCAACAGTTTTTATCATCAGACTGGTCGTCCTGCCGGTGActctgctgttgttcatcattgCCATCTATTTCATCCTGAAG gccagcagggggcagaagTCAGGCCCACAAGAGAACACTGAGCTGGATTCTTATAACCTCGGTGTTTCCAgagctgaagaggaaggagCTCAGGGAGCAGAGTAG